TCGATTCCGCCTCTGGGCACCAAAAAACTCCTATCGTACTATTTACGATAGGAGTTTTTTTAGATGTGCACTACCAATTGATTATATTTACTTTAATATATTTGTTAGTATTTCACAAACAATATTTTGCAGGTTTTGTTTGATTATTTTATCCTCTATTTTTAGTAAAATATAGTTTTCTGGGATAGAATAGTTAGTTTTATCGGTAGATGTAATATTGAAAGAGTAATCATTTTTATTTAAATAATAGCATTTTTTGTTATCCGTTAACATTCCTACATTAATAATAAAAGTTATATAGATTTTACCTTCATTTGTAATCCATTCAAGTTTAAAACCATCTTCATAGTATATATAGTTAGGTAGTGTACATTTAGTTGTTATACCTGTAAGAGTAAAACTATTTCCTGCAATAGATATATTATTTAAATCAAAACTGAAGTTAATATTATAATTATTAAAGTTAATAATTAAGCTTAAATTACTTAAATTATCTATTGTTTCATATATCTTAAGTAATTTATGTAGATAGTAAATGTCTTCATAGTTATGCTTAAGAATTATTTTTTTAATTTTATCATCTTTTGTTTTTAAGTATTTGAAATACATTTTAACGCTTTCTTCACCTGAAATCTTATCTTCTCTATTAATCCCAAGATATTTTTCAACAGTTTTTAGTTTGCAGTTGTTTAAACCTAGAACTTTTTTATATTTTCTTACTACTTTCAATAAGTCGATACTTTTATTCATTTCAATTAAATATTCTAGTCCATATTGTTTAAGCTTACTATTAATGAATGGTATATCAAATACATCACCATTAAATGTGAAAAAAAGGTCAAATTGAATAATGAATTTTATGAATTCATTTAGAATTTCTTTTTCTTCTTCTAAAGAATTAGCAAAAAACTGAGTAATTCTAATTTCATTATTTTTGAAATACATTATTCCTATTAAAATGATTTTATCTTTTTTACGATTAAATCCTGTTGTTTCAATATCTAAAAAACAAAAATTTTTATTATATGTAATTGCTTTTAAATAATCAGGTATTTTCAATTGTTCTTGAAAAGAATTTGTGATAATCTCCATATAATCCTCCTTAAGAATCAATAATTAAGTGTATTAATAAGAATAAAATCTTGGATTTAAATAAATTATAAATGAGATTTTGTACATATCCATAAACAAAAAATATATTTAAAACTATCCATAAATTAATAAGGCATATAATTTCCTATGGATTATAAAAAAAGTAGAATAATGATATAACTACACTTTTATATTATAATATAGGTATAAGAAATTTTGGTATGCAAATTACAAAGGGGGAGTAAGTATGCCATTCGATGTTTATGATATTAATAATAAACATATAGGAGTAATTACAACTTCCTTTCCAAATGATACAGATATACTGATGATTAGTATAACAGATTTAAAAGCGTCAGATATTGATTTAGATATTGATAGTATTAAAATGTATGTTGCAGAATTATATGGATGTAAAAATATATTAGGCAAAATAAAAGAAGATAAATTAGTTGAGATTTTACTAAATATTTGGGGAAATAAATACAAAAGCTATGGTGAGTATAATGAAAAGTTACTTTTTAGACTATTATTATTAGAGCAGTTATGTAACATTGAAAGGTTTATTAGAATTGATAAAAGTAAAATATATGGATATTTATTATTAGATAGAAAAAATGTTGATATAAATGGTGAGAATATTATTATAAAGGAAAATATTGATTATATAGAAGCAAATGTTGGAGAAAACGGAATACCTATTTATGGTAAAGTAGTTGATTATCCGATTATTACCGTAGAAAATATGGGAGTAGGAGAAGGTCTTTTATTAGGAGCTGATTTTTCTGACTTTGGAGGTAGAAATCATACACATAAAACTAAATTCAAATTACTTTCAGGTAATGTAATTCTGCCTATAACTGTACCTATAAGCTTAAGAATTAAAAGAGGTATGACAGTTAAAATTTATTTAGAAAAAAGAAATATTAAAAAAATTTTTTGTGATGGTGTATTTTATACATATTATAATTCTTAAAATTAAGATAGAAATGAGGCTTTTGGCCTCATTTTTTAAAGTGGAGGTAGAATGATGAAAAATAAAGCTTATGAAAAAGAACTAATAAAAATTATTAAAGAGTATCTATATAAATATAAGAATGAAGGACTGGATAGTTACATAAATAATTTAAAGGGTATTCTTTATTATATAGGTAAAATAATTTTAGCAATTTCATACTATAAATCTGAAAAAATAACAGAGAAAGATCTAAATAATATATTAAATAATAATTCTATAGAAAAGCTACCTGAAAAGTTTAAGGAATTTGAAATATCTTTTGACAAAAAAGTAATGCTTACAAGCAATGAGAAAGCTGAAATAGTATCTTTGTTAAATAAACTTGGGAATGAAGAATTGTGTGAATTTTCATTAGGTAAACTTTATGAAGGGCTTATAACAAGTAAAGAAAGAAAACAATTGGGACAGGTATATACGCCAAAGAGTATTATAAAATATATGATAGAAGAAGGGATAAAAGAAGAATATATTATTGAAAATCCTTATTTTAAAGTGATAGATCCAGCTTGTGGCGGTGGATATTTTTTAATTGAAGCTTATGAGAAGATTAAATTTATAATAAATAATAATTATGAAAAAATAATTTGCAAAAATCCAGGAGTTAAAATGCAGTTAGACAATAGTGTACATGAATTTATATTAAAAAATAACATTTGGGGGACAGATATTGACGAGTTCGCAGTATATATGACAACTATTTCGCTTTTATTAAAAGGCACAACAGATGATAATTTTAATTTGAATATATATAAGAAAGATATTTTATTAGATGAGGAACAGAATTTATTGAATATACTTTCAGATAAAAATCCTTTAAATGATATTAAATTTGATTTAGTAATAGGCAATCCCCCTTATATAGGGCATAAAAAAATTAGTAAAATTTATAGGCAGAGATTAATACATTATTATTATGATGTGTTTTCTGACAAAGCAGATATTTCATTCTGTTTTATAAAAAAAGGATATAACTTATTAAAGGAAAATGGAAGATTAATTTTGATTACATCTAGGTATTTTATTGAATCTCCATCAGGAAAATTCTTAAGGAAATTTATTAAGGATAGCTTTACTATAGAGTCATTAATTGACTTTAATGGATATAAAGTCTTTAAAGGGATTGGAATAAGTCCATTAATAATAAAATGTATAAAAGGAAAGAAGAATAATACAGAGTTTAATGTTTACAAGTTAAAGAAAAAGTTAAATCCAAATGATGATTTTAATATTGCAAACGAAAGTATTTATGAAAACTTTAAAGTAAAACTTATTGAGTTAGATGATAAAGGGTGGATAATTATAAATCCTTTAGAAAAATTAATTTTTAAAAAAATAGACTTTCAAGGAGACTATAAATTAGAGGATATTTGTGAGAGCTATCAAGGCATAATAACTGGTTGTGACGATGCATTTATTGTAGATGCAGAAAAAATTAATAAATGTAAATTAGAGCGTGGCATTTTAAAGCCGTGGATAAAGAACAGTTATATACAGAAATACACAAAAACTGCAGTAAATAAATATATATTATATACTGATTTAATCAAAAATATAGACGATTATCCTAATACATTAGAACATATATTGCCATATAAAAAGAGATTAGAAAAGCGTAGAGAATGTATAAAAGGTATTAGAAAATGGTATGAGCTTCAATGGGGGAGGAATTTAGAAGTTTTTAAGTCACCTAAAATAATTTTCCCATTTAAATCTGAATCAAGCAGGTTTATGATAGATTATGATAATTTATTTTGCAGTGCTGATGTTTACATTATAAAAATAAAAGATATATTTTTAAATGAAGTTACAATAGAATATTTAACAGCTTTTTTAAACTCATCAATTTTCGAATTCTATTTTAAGACAGTTGCAAAAAAAGTAGGGGATAATATATATGATTTTTATCCTAATAAACTGATGAGATTAAGGATAAAAATAGGAGAAAATATTAATTTTATTTCTGGAAGAGTTAAAAAAATAATAAGTTACTATAATGATATTGATAAATTATTAAAAAGCAAATCAAGTGCTGAAGAAATTGATAAGTTACAAACTAAAATATTTAAAGAGATAGAGAAGATTGATGAATACTTTTTTACACTGTATAAATTGAAACCAGATGAAATTAAAATAATTAAGAATAAAATTTATTGTAATATTTAAAACAATTTTCTTATGTAACCCAATAGGGGGCGTATAAAATGTGTATTTTGAAATTAACAGAGTATAAAGCCGAAATAGCTGAGAAAATATGCATTGATAGATTTGAAAATGATCTAATGCTTGTATTAAACAATTTTAGTGAACATGACATCAAATTAACTATTCAATTGATTAAAAATAGTATAATAAAATTAGAAGAAAAAGGAGTTATTTTTGATTCAAGATTAATCAATCTTTACTGTACAATGAATTTAGGATTAGCTTGGAGTATGTATAGAAAAGGAAAGATAATCCAGAAAGAAGAGTTAGTAATAGGTAGAATTTTTAAAATTGATGAGGTAGAATTAAAAGAAAAGTTGATAGCTTATTTAACCGATCAAAAAAATTATGAATTATTAATAGATGATATTTCATATAGATATTTTACTTTATACTTAAGTAGGCATCTTGAGGATATAATGAGTAGAATGGAAG
Above is a genomic segment from Caloranaerobacter sp. TR13 containing:
- a CDS encoding ribonuclease H-like domain-containing protein, which gives rise to MEIITNSFQEQLKIPDYLKAITYNKNFCFLDIETTGFNRKKDKIILIGIMYFKNNEIRITQFFANSLEEEKEILNEFIKFIIQFDLFFTFNGDVFDIPFINSKLKQYGLEYLIEMNKSIDLLKVVRKYKKVLGLNNCKLKTVEKYLGINREDKISGEESVKMYFKYLKTKDDKIKKIILKHNYEDIYYLHKLLKIYETIDNLSNLSLIINFNNYNINFSFDLNNISIAGNSFTLTGITTKCTLPNYIYYEDGFKLEWITNEGKIYITFIINVGMLTDNKKCYYLNKNDYSFNITSTDKTNYSIPENYILLKIEDKIIKQNLQNIVCEILTNILK
- a CDS encoding Eco57I restriction-modification methylase domain-containing protein — its product is MKNKAYEKELIKIIKEYLYKYKNEGLDSYINNLKGILYYIGKIILAISYYKSEKITEKDLNNILNNNSIEKLPEKFKEFEISFDKKVMLTSNEKAEIVSLLNKLGNEELCEFSLGKLYEGLITSKERKQLGQVYTPKSIIKYMIEEGIKEEYIIENPYFKVIDPACGGGYFLIEAYEKIKFIINNNYEKIICKNPGVKMQLDNSVHEFILKNNIWGTDIDEFAVYMTTISLLLKGTTDDNFNLNIYKKDILLDEEQNLLNILSDKNPLNDIKFDLVIGNPPYIGHKKISKIYRQRLIHYYYDVFSDKADISFCFIKKGYNLLKENGRLILITSRYFIESPSGKFLRKFIKDSFTIESLIDFNGYKVFKGIGISPLIIKCIKGKKNNTEFNVYKLKKKLNPNDDFNIANESIYENFKVKLIELDDKGWIIINPLEKLIFKKIDFQGDYKLEDICESYQGIITGCDDAFIVDAEKINKCKLERGILKPWIKNSYIQKYTKTAVNKYILYTDLIKNIDDYPNTLEHILPYKKRLEKRRECIKGIRKWYELQWGRNLEVFKSPKIIFPFKSESSRFMIDYDNLFCSADVYIIKIKDIFLNEVTIEYLTAFLNSSIFEFYFKTVAKKVGDNIYDFYPNKLMRLRIKIGENINFISGRVKKIISYYNDIDKLLKSKSSAEEIDKLQTKIFKEIEKIDEYFFTLYKLKPDEIKIIKNKIYCNI